A window of the Panulirus ornatus isolate Po-2019 chromosome 65, ASM3632096v1, whole genome shotgun sequence genome harbors these coding sequences:
- the Mnat9 gene encoding alpha/beta-tubulin-N-acetyltransferase 9 — MRINSKIQIVGNKVILVPYKKLHVEKYHQWMLSPLLQELTASESLTLEEEYKMQQSWLNDSDKCTFIVLDKSLMMDKESEIEAMIGDTNLFLVDQEDRSLAEGEIMIAEPGYRGQKRGWEAMLLMFRYGLETLGITRYQVKIGLSNTPSINMFKKMHFLEVGRSEVFQEVTLEVKVSENWKVWLLENTRCYDLLPCDHDNI; from the coding sequence ATGAGGATAAACAGTAAAATCCAAATTGTTGGTAATAAAGTGATTCTTGTGCCTTATAAGAAATTGCATGTGGAGAAGTACCATCAATGGATGCTGTCACCACTTCTACAGGAGCTCACTGCATCTGAATCTCTAACCTTGGAAGAAGAGTACAAAATGCAGCAATCATGGCTAAATGACAGTGACAAATGCACTTTTATAGTACTTGATAAAAGTTTAATGATGGACAAAGAATCTGAAATTGAAGCAATGATTGGAGACACGAATCTTTTTttagttgaccaagaggatagatctCTTGCTGAAGGAGAGATCATGATAGCTGAGCCTGGATACAGGGGACAAAAACGTGGTTGGGAGGCAATGCTACTAATGTTTCGCTATGGATTAGAGACTTTGGGAATAACTAGGTATCAAGTAAAGATAGGTCTAAGCAATACCCCAAGTATCAACATGtttaagaaaatgcattttcttgaggTTGGCAGGTCTGAAGTTTTTCAGGAAGTCACTCTAGAAGTGAAGGTTAGTGAGAACTGGAAGGTTTGGTTATTAGAAAATACTAGATGCTATGATCTCCTTCCttgtgatcatgataacatttaa